The Gemmata palustris genome includes a region encoding these proteins:
- the rpsP gene encoding 30S ribosomal protein S16 — MAVRIRMKQMGRTHRHYYRIVAIDHRQPRDGKVIEELGTYDPHVKEKGDRVTLLPERIKYWKSVGAKASEHCEAIFKNFMKKWEEIEASNAAKAAEEAAKKAAEATAPTG; from the coding sequence GTGGCTGTACGTATCCGAATGAAGCAGATGGGCCGGACCCACCGGCACTATTACCGCATCGTCGCCATCGACCACCGCCAACCGCGCGACGGCAAGGTGATCGAAGAACTGGGCACCTACGACCCGCACGTGAAGGAAAAGGGCGACCGCGTGACGCTCCTTCCCGAACGCATCAAATATTGGAAGAGCGTGGGCGCGAAGGCGTCCGAGCACTGCGAAGCGATCTTCAAGAACTTCATGAAGAAGTGGGAAGAGATCGAAGCGTCCAACGCCGCGAAAGCCGCCGAAGAAGCCGCGAAGAAGGCCGCTGAAGCCACCGCGCCCACCGGCTGA
- a CDS encoding RNA polymerase sigma factor produces the protein MTATRSLSASLQQLNRALHADELADLSDAELVGRFVERRDECAFAALVRRYGFMVLGVCRRVLRHEQDAEDAFQATFLVFARDAAGLHRTGAVGNWLYGVAHNVARKARAARVRRHQKEQTAATHQRPDTPPVIADDLKDVLDGELGALPDKYRAPIVLCDLLGLTTQQAAVEVGCPPKTLGTRLSRARLLLARRLTRRGVALTAGTLPVALMPHASGSVPVRLLDRAVTTATRSATVTPSVAALTTGVSTVMAYKSLKFALLACGLVAVGGLFTAPVIQHLHAAHAPKKAAVASTQSQTQTGSAPAKPPADIHRELHQFFMRLVHGEFFTVSAEEKKDDKPQALSGAWVKKDGELRITFEKTELKISPHGKDDLILILCAYTVKDGLVKARITGFEGTAEAKKAAAEKLPVGTDFTFKWTAKNGTATVAEVKGEKVEMLASHLEGEFEAKK, from the coding sequence ATGACCGCGACGCGATCTCTGTCCGCTTCGCTCCAGCAGCTCAATCGAGCCCTCCACGCCGACGAACTCGCTGATCTCTCCGACGCGGAGCTGGTCGGGCGGTTCGTCGAGCGCCGGGACGAGTGCGCGTTCGCCGCGCTCGTGCGGCGGTACGGGTTCATGGTGCTCGGTGTGTGCCGGCGCGTTCTGCGACACGAGCAAGACGCCGAGGATGCGTTCCAGGCCACGTTCCTCGTGTTCGCACGCGACGCGGCCGGCCTCCATCGCACCGGTGCGGTCGGGAACTGGCTGTACGGCGTCGCCCACAACGTCGCCCGAAAAGCGCGAGCCGCGCGCGTCCGACGCCACCAAAAGGAACAAACGGCCGCGACGCACCAACGGCCCGATACGCCCCCGGTGATCGCGGACGATCTGAAAGACGTTCTGGACGGCGAACTCGGCGCCCTGCCCGACAAGTACCGCGCGCCGATCGTGCTTTGTGACCTGCTGGGCCTGACGACCCAACAAGCCGCGGTCGAGGTGGGGTGCCCACCAAAGACACTCGGCACGCGGTTGAGTCGCGCACGTTTGCTCTTGGCTCGAAGGCTCACGCGGCGCGGAGTCGCGCTCACCGCGGGCACGCTTCCCGTGGCACTAATGCCACATGCGTCGGGTTCGGTTCCGGTCCGGTTGCTCGATCGCGCTGTCACCACAGCGACCCGCTCAGCGACCGTCACCCCGTCGGTCGCGGCCCTCACCACAGGAGTCTCGACCGTCATGGCTTACAAGTCACTCAAGTTCGCGTTGCTCGCGTGCGGCCTCGTTGCCGTCGGCGGACTGTTCACGGCCCCGGTGATCCAGCACCTCCACGCGGCACACGCACCCAAGAAGGCGGCGGTCGCGAGTACGCAATCACAGACGCAAACCGGGAGCGCACCGGCAAAGCCCCCCGCAGACATCCATCGCGAACTGCACCAGTTCTTCATGCGCCTCGTTCACGGCGAGTTCTTCACGGTTTCCGCTGAAGAAAAGAAAGACGACAAGCCCCAGGCGCTCTCCGGCGCGTGGGTCAAGAAGGACGGTGAACTGCGCATCACGTTCGAGAAAACGGAACTGAAGATTTCCCCGCACGGCAAGGACGATCTCATCCTGATCCTGTGCGCGTACACCGTCAAAGATGGGTTAGTAAAAGCCAGGATCACCGGGTTCGAGGGCACGGCCGAAGCCAAGAAAGCGGCCGCCGAGAAGCTACCGGTCGGCACCGACTTCACCTTCAAATGGACCGCCAAGAACGGCACGGCCACCGTCGCCGAAGTGAAAGGTGAGAAGGTCGAAATGCTCGCCTCACACCTCGAAGGCGAGTTCGAGGCGAAGAAGTAA
- a CDS encoding PQQ-binding-like beta-propeller repeat protein, whose translation MRLFWSLVVIATSAGAAGAEDWPQWLGTKRDGVWRETGLVEKFPKGGPKEVWKTEIGLGYAGPAVANGKVFLLDLVPAADAKVPESGFAKGKVSGKERVLCLDATTGKKVWATDYPTEYTISYAAGPRCTPTVDGDLVYTLGAMGDLKALSAADGKVVWAKNFIKDYKASLPVWGFSSHPLVDGDKLICLAGGSDDRLVIAFDKKTGKELWASQSCQGDFGYSPPMIYEFGGKRQLIVWHTRAVLGLDLETGKRLWRVDFDVRYALTAPTPRKVGDDKLFITSFYNGSMLLKVGADKADIVWKSKAKGETPDLTTDLSSIMATPVIVGDHVYGVCSYGQLRCIETNTGKRVWESMLATRGKRTPEKIAENTEPDGKERWSLAFLIPQGDRYFLFNEQGDLIIAKLTPKGYEEIDRAHIIEPTNAMAGNGRLVVWMHPAFANKCVFARNDKELVCVRLAK comes from the coding sequence ATGCGATTGTTCTGGAGCCTTGTCGTAATTGCTACGAGCGCGGGCGCTGCCGGGGCGGAAGACTGGCCGCAGTGGTTGGGCACGAAGCGCGACGGCGTGTGGCGCGAAACCGGCTTGGTCGAGAAGTTCCCGAAGGGCGGGCCGAAAGAAGTCTGGAAGACCGAAATCGGCCTGGGATACGCCGGCCCCGCGGTCGCGAACGGCAAAGTGTTCCTCCTCGACCTCGTACCGGCCGCCGACGCCAAAGTGCCGGAGAGTGGGTTCGCCAAAGGTAAGGTGTCCGGTAAGGAGCGCGTGTTGTGCCTCGACGCGACCACCGGCAAGAAGGTGTGGGCGACCGACTACCCCACCGAGTACACGATCAGCTACGCCGCCGGCCCGCGCTGCACGCCCACCGTGGACGGCGACCTGGTTTACACGCTCGGCGCGATGGGCGACCTGAAGGCGCTCAGCGCTGCGGACGGCAAAGTGGTGTGGGCGAAGAATTTCATCAAGGATTACAAGGCATCGCTGCCCGTCTGGGGCTTCTCGTCACATCCGCTCGTTGACGGCGACAAGCTCATCTGTCTGGCCGGCGGGTCGGACGACCGGCTCGTGATCGCGTTCGACAAGAAGACCGGCAAGGAACTGTGGGCGTCGCAGAGCTGCCAGGGCGACTTCGGCTACAGCCCGCCGATGATCTACGAGTTCGGCGGGAAGCGCCAGCTCATCGTCTGGCACACGCGGGCCGTCCTCGGGCTGGACCTCGAAACCGGCAAGCGCCTCTGGCGCGTGGACTTCGACGTGCGGTACGCGCTCACCGCGCCGACGCCGCGCAAGGTCGGTGACGACAAGCTGTTCATCACCTCGTTCTACAACGGCTCGATGCTGCTGAAGGTGGGTGCAGACAAGGCCGACATCGTGTGGAAGAGCAAGGCGAAGGGCGAAACACCGGACCTCACCACCGACCTGAGTTCGATCATGGCGACGCCCGTCATCGTCGGCGATCACGTTTACGGTGTGTGCAGCTACGGGCAGTTGCGGTGCATCGAAACCAACACGGGCAAGCGCGTGTGGGAATCCATGCTCGCGACCCGCGGAAAGCGCACGCCCGAGAAGATCGCCGAGAACACCGAACCGGACGGCAAGGAGCGCTGGAGCCTCGCGTTCCTGATCCCGCAGGGCGACCGCTACTTCCTCTTCAACGAACAGGGCGACCTCATCATCGCGAAGCTGACCCCAAAGGGCTATGAGGAGATCGACCGCGCCCACATCATCGAGCCGACGAACGCGATGGCCGGCAACGGGCGCCTCGTGGTGTGGATGCACCCCGCGTTCGCCAACAAGTGCGTGTTCGCGCGCAACGACAAGGAACTCGTCTGCGTGCGCCTGGCGAAGTAG
- a CDS encoding ankyrin repeat domain-containing protein: MLRPIRNGMTLRTFGIASLLILAISLVGIWVFTGLAPTGSSPTSDSESRPDQGALDKALLDAIRDGDTAQVRHLLQQGASANVRDEAGDTALMRAALYADAETMHALIENGADIRARGQDGTAPLLRTTHDLDKMRLLLDRGAPVDDFVMVATASIPGSRRALELLLARGGSGSGRATGPAYTALMAAAGTGDFDAVSCLLEHGANVKAQTPTGFTALIGASLSGNAKVVALLLERGANPSAVCKLERGILQTPAGVAASMGHADCLRLLIVAGADVNVQGGPFNHNALLGAATTASKETMQFLLPKATVNVTDWRGRTATDWAACRGETDIVKMLRAAGAEQSKQPPPPEKVLTLQHPPGADSVRRAVSTALPLLQQSEQKITETRDCVTCHQHSLVSMTVGLARKRGFKVDETIVSEERTHVLKDMGGRARPLLLGTGIDPTLSVHVLAGFAAEDEPASRITDVLVHYLVLRQRKDGRWQQENYRPPDEASDFQFTALAVRGLQTYAPKGRKREIAARVDLARHWLQSTEPVDTTDRAFQLLGLGWAQAEPESIKKVVEKLVAEQREDGGWAQLPTLTSDAYATGLALCALHESGGIAADHPVYRRGVEFLLRTQWADGSWFVATRSFPIVEYSNSGFPHGRSQFISAAATCWATMALARAVPSSP; encoded by the coding sequence ATGCTCCGACCGATCCGCAATGGAATGACTCTTCGCACGTTCGGTATCGCTTCTCTACTCATCCTTGCTATCTCGCTAGTCGGCATCTGGGTATTCACCGGACTCGCGCCGACGGGTTCAAGTCCCACGTCGGATTCGGAAAGTCGGCCCGATCAGGGCGCGCTCGACAAAGCGCTCCTTGACGCCATCCGTGACGGCGACACCGCTCAGGTGCGGCACCTGCTCCAACAGGGCGCGAGCGCCAACGTGCGCGATGAAGCCGGCGATACCGCACTCATGCGCGCCGCTCTCTACGCGGACGCGGAGACGATGCACGCATTGATCGAAAACGGTGCAGACATCCGCGCGCGCGGCCAGGACGGTACGGCCCCGCTCCTGCGGACGACCCACGACCTCGACAAAATGCGGCTTCTTCTCGATCGAGGCGCCCCGGTCGACGATTTTGTCATGGTCGCCACCGCCAGTATCCCGGGGTCTCGTCGCGCTCTCGAACTGCTGCTCGCGCGTGGAGGCAGTGGTAGCGGGCGCGCGACCGGGCCGGCCTACACCGCGCTCATGGCCGCCGCGGGCACCGGAGATTTCGATGCGGTGAGTTGCTTGCTCGAGCACGGGGCCAACGTGAAAGCACAAACGCCGACCGGCTTTACGGCCCTGATCGGCGCGTCCTTGTCCGGTAACGCCAAGGTCGTCGCCCTGCTCCTGGAACGAGGTGCCAACCCCAGCGCCGTTTGCAAACTCGAACGGGGGATCCTGCAAACACCGGCTGGTGTTGCCGCCAGCATGGGCCACGCGGATTGCCTGCGGCTTCTGATAGTCGCCGGAGCCGACGTCAACGTTCAGGGTGGGCCATTTAATCACAATGCGTTGCTCGGCGCCGCCACGACCGCGAGCAAAGAGACTATGCAGTTCCTCCTCCCCAAAGCCACCGTCAACGTTACGGACTGGCGCGGTAGAACGGCGACGGATTGGGCCGCGTGCCGAGGGGAAACGGACATTGTTAAAATGCTTCGTGCGGCCGGCGCCGAACAGTCCAAGCAACCTCCGCCACCGGAAAAGGTGCTCACGCTACAACACCCACCGGGCGCCGATTCGGTGCGGCGCGCCGTGAGTACGGCGCTGCCCCTGTTGCAACAAAGCGAGCAGAAGATCACCGAGACCAGGGACTGCGTCACGTGTCACCAGCACTCGCTGGTGTCGATGACGGTGGGCCTGGCCCGCAAGCGCGGGTTCAAGGTGGATGAGACTATTGTCAGCGAGGAACGAACCCACGTCCTGAAGGACATGGGCGGCCGGGCTCGGCCGCTCCTGTTGGGGACGGGGATCGATCCGACGTTGTCGGTCCACGTGTTAGCGGGCTTCGCCGCCGAGGACGAACCCGCCAGCCGAATTACAGACGTTCTCGTTCACTACCTCGTACTTCGCCAGCGCAAAGACGGCCGCTGGCAACAGGAAAACTATCGCCCGCCGGACGAGGCCAGCGATTTTCAGTTCACCGCGCTTGCGGTCCGCGGGCTCCAGACTTATGCCCCGAAAGGGCGAAAACGGGAAATCGCTGCGCGAGTTGATTTGGCGAGACACTGGCTGCAAAGCACGGAGCCGGTGGACACGACGGACCGGGCGTTTCAACTGCTCGGCCTCGGTTGGGCACAAGCCGAGCCCGAATCAATCAAAAAAGTGGTCGAGAAGTTGGTGGCTGAACAGCGAGAAGATGGTGGTTGGGCACAGTTGCCGACGCTGACGAGCGACGCCTATGCCACGGGTCTGGCCTTGTGTGCTTTGCACGAGAGCGGAGGCATCGCAGCCGATCACCCGGTTTACCGGCGCGGGGTCGAGTTTCTGTTGCGAACTCAGTGGGCGGACGGTTCCTGGTTCGTGGCCACTCGCAGTTTCCCGATCGTCGAGTATTCCAATAGCGGCTTCCCGCACGGCCGGTCCCAGTTCATCTCCGCCGCCGCTACCTGTTGGGCGACAATGGCGTTAGCGCGGGCCGTACCATCGTCGCCCTAA
- the trmD gene encoding tRNA (guanosine(37)-N1)-methyltransferase TrmD, with protein sequence MRFDVLTLFPGIFDGYVRQSLLEDAIQTGLVQVHAWNMRDWTQDKHQRVDDRPFGGGPGMVLMAQPVIDCVNAVRAKAEPPGRVVMLTPAGERLTQRTVEKLASEPRLLLLCGRYEGFDDRIRSLLDPWEISVGDFVCNGGEVPAMVLIDTVIRLIPGVLGHEQSAADESHSEDGRIEYPQYTRPRVYNGLEVPEILLSGNHQAVAKWRREQSELRSRKDSTPRDAGPQTGGNESTGREAGAAQNKPS encoded by the coding sequence ATTCGCTTCGACGTGCTGACGCTGTTCCCCGGCATTTTCGACGGGTACGTGCGCCAGAGCTTGCTCGAAGACGCGATCCAGACCGGGCTCGTTCAGGTTCACGCCTGGAACATGCGGGACTGGACCCAGGACAAGCACCAGCGGGTGGACGATCGGCCCTTCGGTGGTGGTCCCGGTATGGTGCTCATGGCCCAGCCGGTGATAGACTGCGTGAACGCGGTTCGGGCGAAAGCGGAACCACCCGGCCGGGTGGTGATGCTCACGCCCGCTGGCGAGCGGCTCACGCAGCGGACCGTCGAGAAACTCGCCTCGGAGCCGCGCCTGCTGCTCCTGTGCGGCCGGTACGAGGGGTTCGATGACCGTATCCGAAGTCTGCTGGACCCGTGGGAGATCTCCGTCGGGGATTTCGTGTGCAACGGCGGCGAAGTCCCGGCGATGGTGCTGATCGACACGGTGATTCGGCTGATCCCCGGGGTGCTCGGTCATGAGCAAAGTGCCGCGGACGAGTCGCACAGCGAGGACGGGCGGATCGAGTACCCGCAATACACGCGACCGCGCGTGTACAACGGGCTGGAAGTGCCGGAGATTCTCCTGAGCGGGAATCATCAAGCGGTTGCGAAGTGGCGGCGGGAGCAGAGTGAACTGCGGAGCCGCAAAGACAGTACCCCTCGTGACGCTGGCCCGCAAACCGGTGGAAACGAGAGCACTGGACGGGAAGCCGGTGCCGCACAAAATAAACCGAGTTGA
- the tyrS gene encoding tyrosine--tRNA ligase, translated as MSAFPPVDEQLAVILRGAAQTETAPELKKKLEKSRETGKPLRIKYGIDPTGFDVHLGHTVPLRKLRQFQELGHTAVLIIGTATAAVGDPSGRDASRQGLTTEQIDKNAQTYLTQIAKVIDVTKAEVRPNGEWFTKFTFADMLKLLGHTTMQRMIERDDFTNRIKAGTAIYLHECLYPLMQGWDSVEIRADVELGGTEQLYNLMVGRDLQRASGQEPQICLTMPILRGTDGEKKMGKSVGNYIGLNEPAKEMFGKTMRIPDELLTEWYALLTDRSHEDVTRLLASPLEAKKTLAMDIVRFYHGEEVTSATRIDWDNASKNIDPVNIDEVRVPADKIKDGAMLAVDLIAETKLAASKGEARRKIDEGAFNYGPDRTKPADVKASVPVSDGLVVRLGRKILRVRLG; from the coding sequence ATGTCCGCGTTCCCCCCGGTTGATGAGCAGCTCGCGGTCATTTTGCGCGGCGCTGCGCAAACCGAGACCGCGCCCGAACTCAAAAAGAAGCTCGAAAAGAGCCGCGAAACGGGGAAACCGCTCCGCATCAAGTACGGCATTGATCCGACCGGGTTCGATGTCCACCTGGGGCACACCGTTCCGCTGCGCAAGTTGCGCCAGTTTCAGGAACTCGGCCACACCGCGGTGCTCATCATCGGCACCGCGACGGCGGCCGTGGGCGACCCCAGCGGGCGCGACGCGAGCCGCCAGGGGCTCACGACGGAGCAGATCGACAAGAACGCCCAGACCTACCTCACGCAGATCGCGAAAGTGATCGACGTGACGAAGGCCGAGGTGCGGCCCAACGGCGAGTGGTTCACGAAATTCACCTTCGCCGACATGCTGAAGTTGCTCGGGCACACGACGATGCAGCGGATGATCGAGCGCGACGACTTCACGAACCGCATCAAGGCAGGAACCGCGATCTACCTGCACGAGTGCCTGTACCCGCTCATGCAGGGCTGGGACTCGGTGGAGATACGGGCCGACGTAGAACTCGGTGGCACGGAGCAACTCTACAACCTGATGGTCGGGCGAGACTTGCAGCGCGCGTCCGGTCAGGAACCGCAGATTTGCCTCACAATGCCGATTCTTCGCGGCACCGACGGCGAGAAGAAGATGGGCAAGAGTGTCGGTAACTACATTGGGCTAAACGAACCTGCGAAGGAGATGTTCGGCAAGACGATGCGGATTCCCGATGAGTTGCTCACCGAGTGGTACGCCCTGCTTACGGACCGGTCGCATGAGGATGTAACCCGACTCCTCGCGTCACCGCTGGAAGCTAAAAAAACGCTGGCGATGGACATCGTGCGATTCTACCACGGTGAAGAGGTTACGTCTGCGACTCGCATCGACTGGGATAACGCATCGAAGAACATCGATCCTGTTAACATCGACGAGGTGCGTGTTCCTGCCGACAAGATCAAGGACGGTGCGATGCTGGCCGTTGACCTGATCGCCGAAACAAAGCTTGCGGCGAGTAAAGGAGAAGCTCGCCGGAAGATTGACGAGGGCGCGTTCAACTACGGCCCCGACCGCACGAAACCGGCCGATGTGAAGGCGAGCGTGCCGGTCAGTGACGGGCTAGTTGTGCGATTGGGGCGAAAGATTCTTCGCGTGCGGTTGGGTTAG
- a CDS encoding YraN family protein → MAGTDPTRTNEEPPHGGFSRWRWWKRWFGRRSERAAARYIRGLGYRLLAANVSDRDGELDLLAIDGETLVIVEVRSTSSDRPHAINETAASVDLRKQRKITEATSRFLARRRLLGKIAVRYDVLVIAWPEHAREPTIQHIPHAFESTGRFQFFT, encoded by the coding sequence GTGGCCGGCACCGACCCCACACGCACGAACGAGGAACCGCCCCACGGCGGTTTCTCTCGTTGGCGGTGGTGGAAACGGTGGTTCGGCCGGCGCAGCGAGCGGGCCGCGGCACGCTACATTCGCGGGCTCGGGTACCGACTCCTCGCGGCAAACGTTTCCGACCGCGACGGCGAACTCGACCTGCTCGCAATTGACGGCGAAACGCTCGTGATCGTCGAAGTGCGCTCGACCTCCAGTGATCGGCCCCACGCGATCAACGAAACCGCCGCCTCGGTGGACCTCCGCAAACAGCGGAAGATCACCGAGGCGACGTCGCGCTTCCTGGCCCGTCGGCGGCTGCTAGGAAAGATCGCGGTGCGGTACGATGTGCTCGTGATCGCTTGGCCGGAACACGCCCGCGAACCCACCATCCAGCACATCCCTCATGCTTTCGAGTCCACCGGCCGCTTCCAGTTCTTCACATAA
- the ffh gene encoding signal recognition particle protein: MFEGITKSLGEALKKLKGRGRLTAENVKDGLREVRRAFLEADVNFNVASDFIARVEAKSLGQDVLAKVDPSEQIVKNVYEELVALMGPVDHKIPLRSDRPVVLMLCGLQGSGKTTTAAKLALTLKGQNRKPMLAAADLQRPGAVEQLKTLGEQIGVPVYSEATTPVDVCRNAVAEAKRTLCDIVILDTAGRLQIDADLMAELQRIDKLVKPDECYLVVDAMIGQEAANVAKAFNDALELNACILTKLDGDARGGAALSIKGVTGVPIKFVGMGEKVDKLEDFVPERMAGRILGQGDMMGIVEKIASIQQEMSQEELQRQQEAIQKGNFTLDDFRKQFEQIAKMGMKDMIGRMPGMSEMIPEGEDPEVALKRVQGMIDSMTKKEKADPDIIDTPRRRRIAKGAGVEPHEVNQFLKQFAQVRVLMKQMASMSLWQRLKMVTGMGKMGAFMPGGMDSMKLKGDTGHRKSAKERADERKKKKKRK, translated from the coding sequence ATGTTTGAAGGCATCACGAAGTCGCTCGGCGAGGCGCTCAAGAAGCTCAAGGGGCGCGGGCGCTTGACCGCCGAGAACGTCAAGGACGGGTTGCGCGAGGTGCGCCGGGCGTTCCTCGAAGCCGACGTCAACTTCAACGTGGCCAGCGACTTCATCGCGCGCGTCGAGGCCAAGTCGCTCGGCCAGGACGTGCTCGCGAAGGTGGACCCGTCCGAGCAGATCGTCAAGAACGTGTACGAAGAGCTGGTGGCCCTCATGGGGCCGGTGGATCACAAGATCCCCCTTCGGTCCGACCGGCCCGTCGTACTGATGCTCTGCGGGCTGCAGGGGTCGGGTAAGACGACCACCGCGGCGAAGCTCGCGCTGACGCTGAAGGGCCAGAACCGCAAGCCGATGCTCGCGGCGGCCGACTTGCAGCGCCCCGGTGCGGTCGAGCAATTGAAGACGCTCGGCGAGCAGATCGGCGTGCCGGTCTACAGCGAAGCCACGACCCCCGTGGACGTGTGCCGCAACGCGGTCGCGGAAGCGAAACGCACGCTCTGCGACATCGTGATTCTGGACACCGCCGGCCGGCTCCAGATTGATGCGGACCTGATGGCCGAGCTCCAGCGCATCGACAAACTGGTGAAGCCGGACGAGTGCTACCTCGTCGTGGACGCGATGATCGGCCAGGAGGCGGCGAACGTCGCGAAGGCATTCAACGACGCCCTCGAACTGAATGCGTGCATCCTCACCAAGCTCGACGGCGACGCACGCGGCGGGGCCGCGCTCTCGATCAAGGGCGTGACCGGCGTACCGATCAAGTTCGTCGGTATGGGCGAGAAGGTTGATAAGCTCGAAGACTTCGTCCCCGAACGCATGGCCGGGCGCATCCTCGGCCAGGGCGACATGATGGGGATCGTCGAGAAGATCGCGAGCATCCAGCAGGAGATGTCGCAGGAGGAGCTCCAGCGGCAACAGGAAGCGATTCAGAAGGGGAACTTCACCCTCGACGACTTCCGCAAGCAGTTCGAGCAGATCGCCAAGATGGGCATGAAGGACATGATCGGCCGCATGCCGGGCATGTCCGAGATGATCCCCGAGGGCGAAGACCCGGAAGTCGCGCTGAAGCGCGTTCAGGGCATGATCGACTCGATGACCAAGAAGGAGAAGGCCGACCCGGACATCATCGACACCCCGCGCCGGCGCCGCATCGCGAAGGGGGCCGGGGTCGAACCGCACGAGGTGAACCAGTTCCTCAAGCAGTTCGCGCAGGTTCGCGTTCTCATGAAGCAGATGGCGTCGATGTCGCTGTGGCAGCGGCTGAAGATGGTCACGGGCATGGGCAAAATGGGCGCGTTCATGCCCGGCGGAATGGACAGCATGAAGCTGAAGGGCGATACCGGGCACCGCAAAAGTGCCAAGGAACGCGCGGACGAGCGGAAGAAGAAAAAGAAGCGTAAATAA
- a CDS encoding DUF1559 family PulG-like putative transporter yields MEVPVRAPRHSAFTLIELLVVIAIIAILIGLLLPAVQKVREAAARMSCSNNIKQIGLAVHNFAGAYDKVPPIGSWGPTFRNNGYPPASNGGSLTAADGATGSWLVHLLPFVEQSNLANQFSTLGNLSTNDPSSTYYVAYDALIGTPVKLYLCPGDSSTTNGLQLHGGSATGGYGSTNYCGNVMVFNSKGPGSILTAMPNGTSNTVMVGERIQNCNVAIGLGYSSTGQSTIGPVYGWIYPDHGDGAQWAAFGWWTSGWESINSGTAPGAPAGSCLRTDYYDWSANYSPANPSANPNYLFDLSANTNRCNLFVLNSPHTAMQIGLGDGSVRSVTNGISKASWMAVCVPNSGQVPGSDW; encoded by the coding sequence ATGGAGGTTCCCGTGAGAGCACCAAGGCACTCTGCATTCACCCTGATCGAGCTACTGGTGGTGATCGCGATCATCGCGATCCTGATCGGGCTGCTCCTGCCCGCCGTGCAGAAGGTGCGCGAAGCGGCCGCGCGCATGTCGTGCAGCAACAACATCAAGCAGATCGGCCTGGCAGTACACAATTTCGCAGGCGCTTACGACAAGGTACCGCCCATCGGTTCGTGGGGTCCCACCTTCCGGAACAACGGGTACCCGCCCGCGAGCAACGGCGGTAGCCTGACCGCAGCCGATGGCGCCACGGGCTCGTGGCTGGTACACCTGCTGCCCTTCGTCGAGCAATCGAATCTCGCTAACCAGTTTTCCACCCTGGGTAATTTGAGCACCAACGATCCCAGCTCGACGTACTACGTCGCCTACGACGCTTTGATCGGCACGCCGGTCAAGCTCTACCTGTGCCCCGGGGACAGTTCCACGACCAACGGCCTGCAACTTCACGGTGGCTCGGCAACCGGGGGGTACGGATCGACGAACTATTGCGGCAACGTGATGGTTTTTAATTCTAAAGGGCCGGGCAGCATCCTAACGGCCATGCCGAACGGGACCAGCAACACCGTCATGGTTGGAGAACGGATACAGAACTGCAACGTTGCGATTGGCCTCGGTTACAGCAGCACCGGCCAGTCGACGATCGGTCCGGTTTATGGGTGGATCTACCCGGACCACGGTGACGGGGCTCAGTGGGCCGCCTTCGGCTGGTGGACCAGCGGCTGGGAAAGCATTAACTCGGGTACCGCGCCCGGCGCCCCGGCCGGCTCCTGCCTCAGAACGGATTACTACGACTGGAGCGCGAATTACTCCCCCGCCAACCCGTCGGCCAATCCGAACTATCTGTTCGATCTCAGCGCTAACACGAATCGGTGCAACCTTTTCGTTCTGAACTCCCCGCACACTGCAATGCAGATCGGTTTGGGGGACGGGAGCGTCAGGAGCGTCACCAACGGCATCAGCAAAGCGAGCTGGATGGCCGTGTGTGTCCCCAATTCCGGCCAAGTGCCCGGGTCGGACTGGTAA